From Candidatus Pedobacter colombiensis, one genomic window encodes:
- a CDS encoding glycoside hydrolase family 99-like domain-containing protein, whose protein sequence is MRSIYIKSCFLALLASTFLCSCKKDKGPSVDDTLLSYEIQNVPATRDFPVGAFYLNTGAFNTSIVDVPVVGKYNFTNGVPVPASPSDPAIMPQHIDFALKAKIDYFIFSVRSVTFDNSGYNADSLLIKSFLDVPASANMKFAVSYTLDISKFGVSNTVALETRPQATIDGFYNDFKRLATFFGKSNYMKTGGKCILVINSAQNLNAINSPAVYAEIRKRLSALGFELFIVGMQDKWSPPQRFYYRFQNCVDAMYEANMIDAGDSPDKVYLFHQMVNENWKYWKQMLDSWNIEFIPSIAPGRIYTYENATSKNLPLKRSESFFRKFCSVAKMNASKSGLIFIDSFNEFRKDTQIEPAQSYGNLYLDITRQEFKLNQN, encoded by the coding sequence ATGAGATCTATATATATAAAAAGTTGCTTTCTGGCTTTGCTTGCATCTACATTTTTATGCTCCTGCAAAAAAGACAAGGGGCCTTCTGTTGATGATACGCTGCTTAGCTATGAAATTCAAAATGTTCCTGCTACCAGAGATTTCCCTGTAGGTGCCTTTTACTTGAATACGGGTGCATTTAATACCTCTATTGTAGATGTACCGGTAGTTGGAAAATACAATTTTACCAATGGTGTTCCAGTGCCTGCAAGTCCGTCCGATCCCGCTATTATGCCTCAGCATATCGATTTTGCGCTTAAGGCAAAAATAGATTATTTCATTTTCTCTGTAAGATCTGTAACCTTTGATAACAGCGGATATAATGCGGATTCTTTGTTGATCAAATCATTCCTGGATGTCCCGGCTTCTGCAAATATGAAGTTTGCAGTTTCCTACACTTTGGATATTTCCAAATTCGGTGTAAGTAACACAGTGGCTCTGGAAACCAGGCCCCAAGCTACAATTGATGGCTTTTATAATGATTTTAAGCGTTTGGCAACCTTTTTTGGAAAAAGTAATTATATGAAAACAGGAGGTAAGTGTATCCTGGTCATAAATTCTGCACAAAATCTGAATGCCATTAACTCCCCTGCAGTTTATGCAGAGATTAGAAAACGACTTTCTGCATTGGGTTTTGAACTTTTTATCGTTGGAATGCAAGACAAGTGGTCTCCGCCGCAAAGATTTTACTACAGATTTCAAAATTGCGTGGATGCGATGTATGAAGCCAATATGATTGATGCAGGTGACTCCCCAGATAAAGTCTATCTGTTTCATCAGATGGTAAATGAAAACTGGAAGTATTGGAAGCAGATGTTAGACTCCTGGAATATTGAATTTATTCCCTCAATTGCACCTGGAAGAATTTATACTTACGAAAATGCAACCAGTAAAAATTTACCACTGAAAAGATCCGAAAGTTTCTTTAGGAAATTTTGCAGCGTAGCGAAAATGAATGCTTCAAAGAGTGGTTTGATATTTATCGACTCTTTTAATGAATTCAGGAAAGACACACAAATCGAACCTGCTCAGAGCTATGGGAATCTTTATCTGGATATCACCCGTCAGGAATTTAAACTTAATCAGAATTAA
- a CDS encoding SusD/RagB family nutrient-binding outer membrane lipoprotein, with product MKKYIIYIAIAAIGLLQSCTKNFEEINKNPSQFNAPDAEAIFTGVVKATADQMERNNYLFFWTYSNFFAIDGGTARYGTGDDTNWQQMYINILGNINQLKKLYADNPQFTNRIQIAEIWECYAYSYLVGTYGPVPYSKALTTGTPVIDFDDENTIYASLLDRLKKASDNLNLAGDKYSPDVVFNGDLLKWKKFANSLRLRIALRCLRNQPDLAQAAIKELMSNESTLLASSVDNVKIAYGTGEGNEAPYYIRLVKNTINDGDYPKMNDYLFTNFRSYSDPRMGAYFESVPVADRYAIIDTLTSNLDDTLRVVSYKIPYLGSPKSPAVLPTWGLIGQSPISGSVFRNFSKPKAAIITSNHPFNIMDYAEVCFMKAEARYLNYGGVKTAQQYYEDGINENFSTWGISNSAPSYLSQGGIKWGTQGKGFNYYTGIVNTNIPLNDLSKIWIQRWINYYPDGAFEAWCLQRRTQSLNLPPLTNAGNPNLNSTVTDIPDRWEFPNVVRTYNSIAYKAAISKFGGLDLPTMQLNFSVPIVRKDWNTVTAFYDARYLQKWYGTTIQDLTAAGVSYVLVNKFKKP from the coding sequence ATGAAGAAATACATCATATATATAGCGATTGCTGCAATTGGTTTGCTACAATCCTGTACCAAGAATTTTGAAGAAATAAATAAAAACCCGAGTCAATTTAATGCTCCCGATGCGGAGGCAATTTTCACGGGAGTGGTAAAAGCAACAGCAGATCAGATGGAAAGAAATAATTATCTGTTTTTCTGGACCTATTCAAATTTTTTCGCTATTGACGGAGGTACGGCAAGGTATGGTACCGGCGACGATACCAACTGGCAACAAATGTATATTAACATATTGGGCAATATCAATCAGCTCAAAAAACTTTATGCAGATAATCCGCAGTTTACGAATAGAATACAAATTGCAGAGATATGGGAATGTTATGCATATTCTTATTTAGTTGGAACTTATGGTCCGGTACCATACAGCAAGGCATTAACAACAGGTACTCCTGTAATCGATTTTGATGACGAGAATACTATTTACGCGAGTTTGCTGGACAGGCTTAAAAAAGCTTCGGATAATTTGAATCTTGCCGGAGATAAGTATAGTCCGGACGTTGTATTTAATGGTGACTTGTTGAAATGGAAAAAATTTGCCAATTCTCTGCGGTTAAGAATCGCCTTAAGGTGTTTGAGAAATCAACCTGATCTGGCACAAGCGGCAATCAAAGAGTTGATGAGCAATGAAAGTACTTTGCTGGCATCATCAGTTGATAATGTGAAAATCGCATACGGAACGGGAGAGGGTAATGAAGCACCTTATTACATTCGATTGGTTAAAAACACAATTAACGATGGCGACTATCCTAAAATGAATGATTACCTGTTCACCAATTTCAGATCTTATTCTGATCCGAGGATGGGCGCTTATTTTGAATCTGTTCCGGTTGCAGACCGCTATGCAATTATCGACACTTTAACAAGCAACCTGGATGATACTTTAAGAGTTGTATCTTATAAAATCCCTTACCTGGGCAGCCCTAAATCACCCGCAGTTTTGCCAACCTGGGGACTTATAGGTCAGAGTCCGATAAGTGGTTCGGTATTTAGAAATTTCAGCAAACCTAAAGCCGCTATCATAACTTCCAATCATCCTTTTAATATTATGGATTATGCAGAAGTGTGCTTCATGAAAGCTGAAGCCAGATATCTAAATTATGGAGGTGTCAAAACTGCTCAACAATATTATGAAGATGGGATTAATGAGAATTTTTCGACCTGGGGGATTTCTAATTCTGCTCCATCATATTTAAGTCAGGGCGGAATCAAGTGGGGGACCCAGGGCAAAGGATTTAATTATTATACTGGGATTGTAAATACCAATATTCCCCTAAATGACCTGAGCAAAATCTGGATCCAGAGATGGATAAATTATTACCCGGATGGAGCCTTTGAGGCCTGGTGTTTACAGCGTAGAACACAGTCATTGAATCTGCCACCACTCACCAATGCGGGTAATCCAAACTTAAATTCTACAGTTACTGATATTCCGGACCGATGGGAATTCCCTAATGTGGTTAGAACATATAATTCTATAGCCTATAAAGCAGCAATAAGCAAATTCGGTGGACTGGATTTACCTACTATGCAATTAAACTTTTCTGTTCCAATCGTACGTAAAGACTGGAATACGGTAACAGCATTCTACGATGCCAGGTACCTTCAGAAATGGTATGGTACAACCATTCAGGACCTGACAGCCGCGGGTGTATCCTATGTGCTAGTTAATAAATTTAAAAAACCATAA
- a CDS encoding SusC/RagA family TonB-linked outer membrane protein, with amino-acid sequence MKSKLLMLLMACCVTLSSYAQSIVKGKVLDELGKGLPGATVALKDSKVRTITNNNGEFGIGVPNLTNAILEVSYIGYMLQVIEVGGKNNLTIRLKPNPASLNEVVVTALGIKRDAKSLGYSRQGVDVDELTEARDPNIINMLSGKVAGLQIVTSGQPTGSTRVVLRGPSSLTGNNEPLWVVDGIPIDNSSGQNGNLDYGSGASVLNPDDIESLEVLKGPNAAALYGSMAANGAILVTTKKGKVSKNFGISVNSNFMASTITELPAYQNVYGEGNAGRFVQDLNNIDPTLGVYMMGKTDRSWGAPMLGQPYASFSGAVRTYIPQPGNVEDLYHSSLTGIQNISVSKADNASSFRLSYTFTNGHDVLEKQNIVNKHNIALNASRVVKPYLRIETSLQYANEDVKNRTYRNMDNNSPMNAYIFMIRSLSPSDLTPWEDANGNSFNYTNKGGFENQYWSINENSNGDRRNRLIGGITAILDINKDLKFRAKVATDMLFGTGFTYVEKGGAISKTGSYSEFTQNNSNWNKEGLLMYNKKLSKFSISANLGGNLRTSNNYRTDARTTALAVHKMISISNTSVTPLASEQLDRTAVNSVFGTATFGYNDYLFVDVTGRNDWSSTLPKANRSFFYPSVSGSFLFGDYFKLPKDIISFGKVRASIARVGNATSANNLISAFNYGGNFLGNSWVAMDTKLKNPNLKPEQTTSAEVGLELKFLKGRIALDATAYKSSSVNQIFEAAVPVESGFSRAVLNAGEIQNKGLEFTLGATAVKTRDFSWNVNANWSMNKNKVVSLTPGIDRFQLGGWWQMSVNADVGMPIGSIRGNDQYRASTGEVIIKSDSGQPYYDQNVYLGNFLPKWLGSFGSTFRYKNFDLNFNFSIKMGGDIYSVGNHKANVAGNTIASLQGREEFLFSTIILGESGTEQKGVTQLYGLPYPDANRSKGMKFDGYYPKLDASGKPILDANGRMVPGEKADYNVSPQAYWQYMDYNMHVNIFDASYIKLNQFILGYNFPSKIFSKTPFQTARIALVGRNLWTILKHTPNGIDPESANSSGNAQGIEQGGSLPYATYGVDFKFTF; translated from the coding sequence ATGAAATCAAAACTACTCATGCTATTAATGGCATGTTGCGTGACGCTCAGTAGTTACGCGCAGTCCATTGTTAAAGGAAAGGTTCTGGATGAATTGGGCAAGGGACTACCCGGTGCAACGGTGGCACTAAAGGACTCAAAAGTTCGAACGATAACAAATAATAACGGAGAATTTGGTATTGGAGTTCCGAATTTAACAAATGCTATTTTAGAGGTAAGCTATATAGGATATATGCTTCAGGTCATTGAGGTTGGAGGAAAGAATAATCTTACCATCAGATTAAAGCCAAATCCAGCGTCACTTAACGAAGTTGTTGTAACGGCGTTAGGTATCAAACGTGATGCTAAATCATTGGGTTATTCCAGACAAGGTGTTGATGTAGATGAGCTAACTGAAGCTCGTGATCCAAATATCATTAACATGTTAAGTGGAAAGGTCGCCGGCTTACAAATCGTAACGAGTGGACAGCCTACTGGAAGTACAAGGGTAGTGCTAAGAGGTCCCAGCTCCTTAACAGGGAATAATGAACCCTTATGGGTCGTTGATGGTATTCCTATCGATAATTCTTCAGGTCAGAACGGTAATCTGGATTACGGTAGTGGTGCTAGTGTGCTAAATCCGGACGACATCGAAAGCCTTGAGGTTTTAAAAGGACCTAACGCAGCTGCTTTATATGGTTCAATGGCAGCGAATGGAGCTATTCTGGTTACCACAAAAAAAGGAAAGGTGAGCAAGAACTTTGGAATAAGTGTCAATTCTAATTTCATGGCCAGTACCATTACAGAACTCCCTGCTTATCAAAATGTGTATGGTGAAGGTAATGCCGGAAGGTTCGTGCAGGACTTAAATAATATTGATCCCACTTTAGGGGTTTATATGATGGGAAAAACAGATAGATCCTGGGGAGCGCCTATGCTTGGCCAACCGTATGCCAGTTTTTCCGGAGCAGTGCGTACTTATATTCCTCAACCGGGTAACGTAGAAGATCTTTACCACTCTTCGCTTACAGGCATACAGAATATCTCAGTAAGTAAAGCCGACAATGCTTCTTCCTTCAGACTTTCCTATACTTTTACGAATGGACACGATGTGTTGGAGAAACAGAATATCGTTAACAAGCACAATATTGCTTTAAATGCTTCAAGGGTGGTTAAACCTTATTTAAGAATAGAAACCAGTTTGCAATATGCCAATGAAGATGTAAAAAACAGGACTTATAGAAATATGGACAACAACAGTCCAATGAATGCTTATATCTTCATGATTAGAAGTTTGAGCCCTTCAGATTTAACGCCTTGGGAAGATGCGAATGGAAATTCCTTTAATTATACGAACAAAGGTGGTTTTGAGAATCAGTACTGGTCCATTAATGAGAATTCTAATGGGGATAGAAGAAATAGACTGATAGGTGGGATAACCGCAATCTTAGACATTAATAAAGATTTAAAATTCAGAGCAAAAGTTGCTACGGATATGTTATTTGGAACAGGCTTTACCTATGTTGAAAAAGGAGGAGCTATTTCTAAAACAGGATCTTATTCCGAATTCACGCAAAATAATTCGAACTGGAACAAGGAAGGTTTGTTGATGTATAATAAAAAGCTTTCTAAGTTTTCAATTTCCGCAAATTTGGGCGGTAACCTGAGAACCAGTAATAATTACAGAACTGATGCCAGAACAACTGCGCTTGCCGTTCATAAAATGATTAGCATCAGTAATACCTCTGTAACTCCCCTTGCTTCCGAGCAATTGGATCGGACAGCAGTTAACTCTGTATTTGGTACAGCAACTTTTGGCTATAATGACTATTTATTTGTTGATGTAACGGGTAGAAATGACTGGTCTTCTACCTTACCTAAAGCCAACAGATCTTTCTTTTACCCATCCGTAAGTGGAAGCTTCTTGTTTGGTGATTATTTTAAACTTCCAAAGGACATCATCAGCTTTGGTAAGGTAAGGGCTTCCATTGCCAGGGTTGGTAATGCAACAAGTGCAAATAACCTGATCTCGGCTTTTAATTATGGAGGTAATTTCTTAGGCAATTCGTGGGTTGCCATGGATACTAAATTGAAAAATCCAAACTTAAAGCCAGAGCAAACTACTTCTGCTGAAGTTGGACTGGAGCTCAAGTTTTTGAAAGGACGTATAGCTTTGGATGCTACTGCGTACAAATCTTCATCTGTTAATCAGATCTTCGAAGCAGCTGTTCCGGTAGAAAGTGGTTTTAGCAGAGCAGTCCTGAATGCCGGTGAAATTCAAAATAAAGGTCTTGAATTTACTTTAGGTGCAACCGCTGTTAAAACGAGAGATTTTAGCTGGAACGTAAATGCCAATTGGTCAATGAATAAAAATAAGGTCGTATCTCTGACACCGGGGATTGATCGGTTTCAACTTGGAGGATGGTGGCAAATGTCTGTAAATGCCGACGTGGGAATGCCTATCGGATCAATCAGAGGAAATGATCAATATCGGGCAAGTACAGGTGAGGTGATTATTAAAAGCGATAGCGGTCAGCCTTATTATGATCAGAATGTATATCTGGGTAATTTTCTACCTAAATGGCTCGGCTCATTTGGTTCGACATTCAGATACAAAAATTTCGACCTGAATTTCAATTTTTCAATTAAAATGGGGGGAGATATTTATTCTGTGGGTAACCATAAAGCAAACGTTGCTGGAAATACCATTGCAAGTTTACAAGGAAGAGAAGAGTTTTTGTTTAGCACTATTATTCTGGGCGAGAGTGGGACAGAACAGAAAGGTGTAACCCAGCTTTATGGTTTACCTTATCCAGATGCCAACCGCTCAAAAGGGATGAAGTTTGATGGTTATTATCCAAAGTTGGATGCTTCGGGCAAACCAATACTTGATGCGAATGGCCGTATGGTACCGGGAGAAAAAGCAGATTATAATGTCTCACCACAAGCTTACTGGCAATATATGGATTACAATATGCATGTCAATATCTTCGATGCATCCTATATTAAGCTTAACCAATTTATTTTGGGTTATAATTTTCCATCCAAAATTTTTAGCAAGACCCCATTCCAAACTGCCAGAATCGCATTGGTTGGAAGAAATCTGTGGACAATTCTTAAACATACACCTAATGGTATAGACCCCGAATCAGCAAATTCTTCGGGAAATGCTCAGGGAATTGAGCAAGGCGGTTCGCTTCCTTATGCTACCTATGGGGTTGATTTTAAATTTACATTTTAA
- a CDS encoding galactose oxidase encodes MRTKYLLLTLSVFFIFCCNKSFSQSYGLGFYSHEVVQDQRTGLDLSPGKTLCFSSSFEVAFDLSFMPDRDDYFGYILRFVDNNNENIDLIYDKNPEEKNHFKLIIGDKFSKIAFNIPSNVLFSSWNTIKFKFDYEKQLLSLSYGKFSSQTSLVLKKDDCFKILFGANEYLGFKTTDVPPMKIKNVKISQEGDVKYIWKLDEYDGTAAREQINNKDASVVNPLWIKKLHHEWQLLKNISVKGAASVAFDTKNEVLNIVGVDSLFKYHVKSRKLESVGYLSGNQNLLRGNQSLFDNKNDRLLNFYIDQKVVSTFDTLHKKWSRNFNLNTPITDFWQYNKFYSAVDSSLYLIGGYGHFFYKNQIQRYHFPSGTWQTVKVSGDRFTPRYLAALGSTKQGAYIFGGYGSSTGEQMLNPRNLYDLLYFDVRKQSIKKIYELKTTGEHFVFANSLIINEKDNTYYALIFPKHKYKSSLQLIHGSLLKPEYKLSGSPIPYLFHDINSFADLFYCAESKRFIAVTLFRDESDHTNIQIYSLYSPPINADPRLTGTSNKTVYFLASIAALIIASIGLIYFRKRNQSQKNEPIQPEATTEALVKAAAQVSSKHYAKEFKSSIFLFGDMQVFDKEGQEITKQFTPLIKELFLIILLYTIRWERGISSEKLKELLWFDKSEESARNNRSVNIAKLKSILEKLDHCVVSKETGYWKINCDFESTFVDYYHCFATIKDRKKLDKDKVAELAEIIKRGAFLPNANYEWMDQFKAEISNEIIDTYLHFAHSIVIADNPDLLIELANYIFYFDPINEEAMIITCKALVHLGKHSQAKNTYENFCKEYKLLYGEEFNKSFNEVLSSPATD; translated from the coding sequence ATGAGAACCAAATACCTGCTGCTTACTTTATCTGTTTTTTTTATTTTTTGCTGTAACAAAAGCTTTTCGCAATCATACGGCCTTGGATTTTATAGTCACGAAGTTGTGCAGGATCAGCGAACAGGACTTGATCTGAGTCCAGGGAAAACACTTTGTTTTAGCTCAAGTTTTGAAGTTGCTTTTGACCTTAGTTTTATGCCCGATAGAGATGACTATTTCGGCTATATTCTTCGGTTTGTAGATAATAATAACGAGAATATTGATTTGATTTATGATAAGAATCCTGAAGAGAAAAATCATTTCAAGTTAATCATAGGAGATAAGTTCTCTAAAATCGCCTTTAACATTCCTTCGAATGTTTTATTCAGCTCCTGGAACACAATTAAGTTCAAGTTTGATTATGAGAAACAATTGTTGAGTTTATCTTATGGGAAGTTTTCATCTCAAACCAGTTTAGTGCTTAAGAAAGACGATTGCTTTAAAATTCTATTTGGAGCAAACGAATATCTGGGCTTTAAAACAACAGATGTGCCCCCAATGAAAATTAAAAATGTAAAGATTTCTCAAGAAGGTGATGTAAAGTATATATGGAAGTTAGATGAATATGACGGTACGGCTGCAAGGGAGCAAATTAACAATAAAGATGCATCTGTAGTTAATCCTTTATGGATAAAGAAGCTTCATCACGAATGGCAATTGCTTAAAAATATTTCTGTTAAAGGAGCCGCAAGTGTGGCCTTTGATACGAAAAATGAAGTTTTGAATATTGTTGGCGTAGATTCCTTGTTTAAATACCATGTGAAGTCCAGGAAATTAGAATCTGTAGGTTACTTATCCGGAAACCAAAATCTCCTGCGGGGTAATCAATCATTATTTGATAATAAGAATGATCGCTTACTGAACTTTTATATTGACCAGAAAGTGGTAAGTACATTTGATACACTTCACAAAAAATGGAGTCGGAATTTTAACCTCAATACACCGATTACAGATTTTTGGCAATACAATAAATTTTACTCAGCTGTAGATTCTTCTTTATACCTGATAGGTGGTTACGGCCATTTTTTTTATAAGAATCAAATTCAGCGATATCATTTCCCCTCTGGAACCTGGCAAACTGTAAAGGTATCCGGCGACAGATTTACACCGAGATATTTAGCGGCCTTAGGCAGCACTAAGCAAGGAGCCTATATTTTTGGTGGCTATGGTAGTTCGACAGGTGAGCAGATGTTAAATCCGAGGAATTTATACGATCTGCTTTATTTTGATGTCAGGAAACAATCCATAAAGAAGATTTATGAGCTAAAGACTACCGGAGAGCACTTTGTGTTTGCGAATTCTTTAATTATTAATGAAAAAGATAATACCTATTATGCTTTAATATTCCCCAAACATAAGTATAAATCAAGTTTACAGCTCATTCATGGATCATTGTTAAAACCTGAATATAAACTTAGTGGCAGCCCAATCCCTTATCTTTTTCATGACATTAACTCTTTTGCGGATCTTTTCTATTGTGCCGAAAGTAAAAGATTTATTGCTGTTACGCTGTTTAGAGATGAAAGTGACCATACCAATATTCAGATTTATTCCCTATACAGTCCGCCAATTAATGCTGATCCAAGGCTTACAGGTACCTCAAATAAAACCGTTTATTTCCTTGCTTCTATCGCAGCGCTCATTATTGCGAGTATAGGTCTGATATACTTCAGGAAAAGGAATCAGTCTCAAAAAAATGAACCAATCCAGCCTGAAGCTACAACTGAAGCCCTTGTAAAAGCAGCTGCTCAGGTTTCATCTAAACATTACGCTAAGGAATTTAAATCTTCTATTTTCCTTTTTGGGGACATGCAGGTTTTTGATAAAGAAGGACAGGAAATAACCAAACAATTCACCCCTTTAATCAAAGAACTTTTTCTGATTATCCTATTGTATACGATTAGATGGGAGCGTGGTATTAGTTCTGAAAAACTAAAAGAGCTATTGTGGTTTGATAAATCAGAAGAAAGCGCCCGAAACAATAGATCTGTAAATATTGCAAAATTAAAAAGCATCCTGGAGAAATTAGACCATTGTGTGGTATCAAAAGAAACAGGATATTGGAAAATCAATTGTGATTTTGAAAGCACCTTTGTTGACTATTACCATTGTTTTGCAACGATAAAAGACCGAAAAAAGCTGGACAAAGATAAGGTTGCTGAATTGGCAGAAATCATTAAACGTGGTGCATTTTTACCAAATGCCAATTATGAATGGATGGATCAGTTTAAAGCAGAAATTTCTAATGAAATCATTGATACTTATCTTCATTTTGCACATTCCATTGTCATTGCCGATAATCCGGATTTACTCATCGAATTGGCCAATTATATCTTTTATTTTGATCCGATCAACGAAGAGGCTATGATCATTACCTGTAAAGCGCTCGTGCATTTAGGTAAGCACTCTCAAGCTAAAAATACTTATGAGAATTTCTGTAAAGAATATAAGCTTTTATACGGTGAGGAATTCAATAAAAGCTTCAATGAAGTACTAAGTTCTCCCGCTACCGATTAA
- a CDS encoding BACON domain-containing carbohydrate-binding protein, with protein sequence MMKKKIFIFAALLTILFCCKKKDNIKPEEPVSIVGADQLAATSKPSSLSFPVSSTVELKLFSDAAWCKPTKVGDSVKLAVDENKALDKRTAKIVVSASVGLYAKIVYVVQDGGPPYLTIDQKEAQYDEMGRTDSVKVNSNLDWAPSSNADWCAATKENGKLVVKVRQSFQLTKRQAIVTIKKDPYTLVQTFTVNQDAASFGVDKDGFSFPVAGGSDQTRVVATGAWTATSNAAWCKAVQSGTNVIITADPNTGRPRTAEISISSGAKVAKIIVTQAGYTGLELDQQALVALYNSAGGAAWTTTWNLNTTVSSAWKGITIATVNGESRVTGLNLGTNNLVGTLPDKLGQLTELKNLVLNNNLLTGGLPASIANLTNLTEISLQVNPGFFNGPVPTSISQLKQLAVLNLNTTGLTGAFPTWISNLSNLNTLVFSNNKLDGEMPAQVTDLKLLRTFQSHSNNLSGSLPVGFGTVANLGSFEVKNNRFTGAIPADLKSHLKWSTFNLANICPQQTGYGFTNCN encoded by the coding sequence ATGATGAAGAAGAAAATATTCATTTTTGCAGCGCTGCTTACAATTTTGTTTTGCTGTAAGAAAAAAGACAATATTAAGCCGGAAGAACCAGTATCTATCGTTGGGGCAGATCAACTCGCGGCTACAAGTAAGCCAAGTTCCCTGAGTTTTCCGGTAAGCTCTACTGTTGAGCTCAAATTATTTAGTGATGCAGCCTGGTGTAAACCTACAAAAGTGGGAGATAGTGTAAAATTAGCTGTTGATGAAAATAAAGCATTAGATAAACGGACTGCAAAAATTGTGGTCAGCGCCAGTGTTGGATTATATGCTAAAATTGTCTACGTCGTTCAGGATGGAGGGCCACCTTATCTAACTATAGATCAAAAGGAAGCTCAGTATGATGAGATGGGAAGAACGGATTCGGTAAAAGTAAATAGTAATCTGGATTGGGCTCCTTCCAGTAATGCCGATTGGTGTGCAGCCACCAAAGAAAATGGTAAATTAGTGGTAAAAGTCCGTCAAAGCTTCCAGTTAACAAAGAGGCAAGCTATTGTAACCATTAAAAAAGATCCTTATACACTTGTACAAACTTTTACCGTAAATCAGGATGCAGCATCCTTTGGTGTGGATAAAGATGGATTTTCATTCCCTGTAGCAGGCGGATCAGACCAGACGAGAGTGGTGGCCACCGGGGCATGGACAGCCACAAGTAACGCCGCCTGGTGTAAAGCAGTTCAGAGTGGAACCAATGTCATCATAACTGCAGATCCAAATACAGGAAGGCCACGTACGGCAGAAATTTCAATATCATCAGGTGCAAAAGTAGCTAAGATTATAGTGACCCAGGCCGGATATACCGGACTTGAATTGGATCAGCAGGCACTTGTCGCTTTATACAATAGTGCCGGTGGAGCTGCATGGACAACAACCTGGAACCTCAATACTACAGTCTCTTCTGCATGGAAAGGCATTACAATTGCAACTGTAAATGGCGAAAGTAGAGTTACGGGTTTAAATTTAGGAACTAACAATCTTGTAGGAACACTGCCAGACAAGCTTGGGCAACTTACGGAACTGAAAAATCTGGTGCTGAACAATAACTTACTCACCGGTGGTTTACCTGCTTCAATCGCAAATCTTACCAACTTAACAGAGATCAGTTTACAGGTAAACCCAGGCTTTTTTAATGGCCCTGTACCAACAAGTATTTCACAATTGAAGCAATTAGCCGTATTAAATTTAAATACCACAGGTCTAACTGGAGCTTTTCCAACCTGGATATCTAATTTAAGTAATCTTAATACATTGGTTTTTAGTAACAATAAGCTGGATGGTGAGATGCCTGCACAGGTAACTGATTTGAAACTACTTAGAACATTTCAGAGTCATAGCAATAATTTGAGTGGTTCATTACCTGTTGGGTTTGGTACCGTGGCAAATCTTGGTTCTTTTGAAGTTAAAAACAACAGGTTTACAGGAGCAATACCTGCCGATTTGAAATCGCATCTAAAATGGTCAACTTTTAACCTTGCAAATATTTGCCCTCAGCAAACAGGGTATGGATTTACCAATTGTAATTAA